A single window of Venturia canescens isolate UGA chromosome 3, ASM1945775v1, whole genome shotgun sequence DNA harbors:
- the LOC122408156 gene encoding uncharacterized protein: protein MATDIEESDMEEHEHPGPAKRRRTNYTKTLDKRPEESVGSNKTAITEKEAEGEADQDLDEVEKLAREKLRLWQKCQLDTGFLDNMVNDILDRFFFKDLTPFFVGGDNEMESRAVAMAIVSRGLAHSASRADLVSSDICWSINESSDSSSASDDSLSHESSAIIEPPSLVPTSTVSTGVRSWNEDKMDDSNRSLSRETMPSCSTIIDPPSSTSTSAVPGVARCWNEDKMDETDREQDFLERAVAEAIKKKGLSALSVDYG from the exons ATGGCAACCGACATTGAGGAGTCTGACATGGAGGAGCACGAGCACCCTGGACCAGCGAAACGTCGCCGTACCAATTATACTAAAACTTTG GACAAAAGGCCGGAAGAATCTGTCGGTTCTAACAAGACGGCGATCACAGAAAAAGAGGCAGAGGGTGAAGCTGATCAAGACTTGGACGAAGTAGAAAAGCTGGCGAGAGAAAAGTTGCGTTTGTGGCAAAAGTGCCAACTGGATACAGGCTTTTTGGACAATATGGTGAATGACATCCTCGACAGGTTTTTCTTCAAAGACCTCACGCCCTTTTTTGTTGGTGGAGATAATGAAATGGAGAGCAGAGCAGTAGCAATGGCGATCGTGAGTCGGGGGCTCGCTCACAGCGCTTCCCGCGCCGACCTCGTGTCATCGGATATTTGCTGGTCGATTAATGAAAGCTCTGACTCGTCAAGCGCAAGCGATGATTCCTTGTCGCACGAGAGTTCAGCAATAATCGAGCCTCCGAGTTTGGTTCCTACATCGACAGTCTCCACTGGAGTTCGTTCCTGGAACGAGGATAAAATGGACGACAGCAATCGTTCTTTATCTCGCGAGACAATGCCGAGTTGTTCCACGATAATCGATCCTCCGAGTTCGACCTCCACCTCGGCTGTCCCTGGCGTTGCTCGGTGCTGGAACGAGGACAAAATGGATGAGACCGATCGTGAGCAAGACTTTTTGGAGCGAGCGGTCGCGGaagcgataaagaaaaaaggactGAGCGCTCTTAGCGTCGATTATGGCTAA
- the LOC122408147 gene encoding ATP-binding cassette sub-family F member 3 isoform X1 translates to MAACGEYIRSEFPTIDDDLYQYVEGILVSSRDDFEDGDEVYEAIGQVLHEVAAKPETEVRAICDKLLEMLKEGATEGDRTSDELRKNGVNKVLNAPIHLGSMAATLEAQVEQIKSIWVTTRDDGTKVDAKKLEKAEAKLQQKQEKRIGTEYGGGGGGGGGGGGGAKNNIGSNKAAETASASQMTSKKDSRMENKGNVNKTQDIRIENFDVAYGDRVLLQGADLTLAYGRRYGLIGRNGLGKTTLLRMISSKQLRIPSHVRVLHVEQEVAGDETSALESVLECDHERSAMLSREAELQALIGREAEFQALSETEGSSGKEEGRGTTITNDNVDEELNRLYEAMQLAEVDKAPARASAILSGLGFSVERQSWPTKSFSGGWRMRLALARALFSRPDLLLLDEPTNMLDIKAILWLEKYLQSWPTTLLVVSHDRNFLDTVPTDILYLKGQKIEAYRGNYEQFEKTKGERERNLQREWEAQQAKRAHVQEFIDRFRYNANRASSVQSKIKMLEKLPELKPMEKEGEVTLRFPDVMPLSPPILQLNEVSFRYEGAKDDTPFLFTGVNLTAALESRICIVGENGAGKTTLLKIVTGALSPTRGTVHTHRNLKIGYFSQHHVDQLDMRVCPVELIQNHFPGKPIEEYRRMLGSFGVTGDLALQNIDSLSGGQKSRVAFALMCAAMPNFLVLDEPTNHLDIESIEALGKALNTCQAGVILVSHDERLIRLVCKELWVCGGGSVKCIEGGFDEYRKIIEKELEA, encoded by the exons ATGGCAGCGTGTGGTGAATACATCAGAAGTGAATTTCCAACAATTGATGACGATCTGTATCAGTATGTTGAAG GAATCCTGGTGAGTTCACGGGACGATTTTGAAGACGGGGACGAGGTTTACGAAGCGATCGGGCAAGTCTTGCACGAGGTTGCTGCCAAACCAGAAACCGAGGTTAG AGCAATATGCGACAAATTACTGGAGATGTTGAAGGAAGGTGCTACCGAAGGAGACCGCACCTCCGACGAATTACGCAAAAACGGTGTCAACAAGGTTTTAAACGCTCCAATACATTTGGGTTCTATGGCAGCAACTTTAGAGGCTCAGGTCGAACAGATAAAGAGCATTTGGGTAACAACCAGGGACGATGGCACA AAAGTCGATGCAAAAAAGTTAGAGAAAGCAGAAGCGAAACTTCAACAGAAACAGGAAAAACGAATAGGGACAGAATACGGTGGTGGAGGAGGCGGTGGGGGCGGCGGAGGTGGTGGAGCAAAAAATAACATTGGATCGAATAAAGCTGCAGAAACAGCGAGTGCCAGTCAGATGACAAGTAAAAAAGACAGTCGAATGGAAAACAAGGGCAATGTCAACAAAACTCAAGACATCAGAATCGAAAACTTTGATGTTGCCTACGGTGATAGAGTTCTATTACAAGGTGCCGATCTTACATTGGCTTATGGTAGACGTTATGGCCTTATTGGAAGAAATGGTTTGGGAAAAACAACCCTCTTGCGAATGATATCGAG TAAACAACTGAGAATACCATCGCACGTGAGGGTACTGCACGTCGAGCAGGAAGTTGCCGGTGACGAGACCTCGGCCCTGGAGTCAGTGCTGGAATGTGATCACGAGCGGAGTGCGATGCTCAGTCGAGAAGCAGAACTTCAAGCCTTGATCGGTCGAGAAGCAGAGTTTCAAGCATTGAGCGAAACAGAAGGTAGCAGTGGAAAAGAAGAGGGAAGAGGAACGACGATTACGAACGATAACGTCGACGAGGAATTGAATCGTTTGTACGAAGCAATGCAATTGGCCGAAGTGGATAAGGCGCCCGCGCGAGCGAGCGCTATTCTCTCGGGTTTAGGTTTCTCTGTCGAGAGACAATCATGGCCGACGAAATCATTCTCCGGTGGTTGGCGAATGCGTCTCGCTCTTGCACGAGCTCTCTTCTCTCGGCCCGATCTCCTTCTTCTTGACGAGCCTACCAACATGTTGGACATCAAAGCCATCCTCTGGTTAGAAAAATATCTTCAGTCGTGGCCAACGACGTTGCTAGTTGTTTCGCACGATCGCAACTTTCTGGACACT GTACCGACGGATATTCTGTACCTCAAGGGACAAAAGATCGAAGCGTACCGAGGCAATTACGAACAATTTGAAAAGACCAAAGGCGAACGCGAGAGAAATCTCCAGCGAGAGTGGGAAGCTCAGCAAGCCAAGAGAGCTCACGTGCAAGAATTCATCGACCGCTTTCGCTATAATGCTAATCGTGCTTCGAGTGTTCAGAGTAAAATCAAAATGTTGGAAAAACT acCCGAATTGAAACCAATGGAGAAAGAAGGCGAAGTAACGTTACGTTTCCCGGACGTGATGCCCCTCAGTCCTCCGATACTCCAACTGAACGAAGTATCTTTCCGCTACGAAGGAGCTAAGGACGACACTCCTTTTTTGTTTACCGGTGTGAATTTGACGGCGGCTCTGGAATCGCGAATTTGCATAGTCGGTGAAAACGGTGCTGGTAAAACGACGCTTTTAAAAATAGTCACTGGAGCATTGAGTCCGACTCGAGGCACCGTTCACACTCATCGGAACCTCAAAATCGGATATTTCAGCCAACACCACGTCGATCAACTCGATATGAGAGTTTGCCCGGTTGAATTAatacaaaatcattttccag GAAAACCGATCGAGGAATATAGACGAATGCTTGGTAGTTTCGGAGTTACAGGAGATTTGGCCTTGCAAAATATTGACTCACTCTCCGGTGGTCAGAAATCACGAGTCGCTTTCGCTCTCATGTGCGCCGCCATGCCTAATTTTTTGGTACTCGACGAACCAACTAATCATCTTGATATCGAGTCGATCGAAGCTCTTGGCAAAGCTCTCAACACTTGTCAA GCAGGTGTGATTCTGGTTTCCCACGACGAGCGGCTGATACGACTGGTGTGCAAGGAGCTCTGGGTTTGCGGAGGAGGATCGGTGAAATGCATCGAAGGAGGTTTCGacgaatatcgaaaaataattgagaaagaATTGGAAGCGTGA
- the LOC122408147 gene encoding ATP-binding cassette sub-family F member 3 isoform X2: protein MLKEGATEGDRTSDELRKNGVNKVLNAPIHLGSMAATLEAQVEQIKSIWVTTRDDGTKVDAKKLEKAEAKLQQKQEKRIGTEYGGGGGGGGGGGGGAKNNIGSNKAAETASASQMTSKKDSRMENKGNVNKTQDIRIENFDVAYGDRVLLQGADLTLAYGRRYGLIGRNGLGKTTLLRMISSKQLRIPSHVRVLHVEQEVAGDETSALESVLECDHERSAMLSREAELQALIGREAEFQALSETEGSSGKEEGRGTTITNDNVDEELNRLYEAMQLAEVDKAPARASAILSGLGFSVERQSWPTKSFSGGWRMRLALARALFSRPDLLLLDEPTNMLDIKAILWLEKYLQSWPTTLLVVSHDRNFLDTVPTDILYLKGQKIEAYRGNYEQFEKTKGERERNLQREWEAQQAKRAHVQEFIDRFRYNANRASSVQSKIKMLEKLPELKPMEKEGEVTLRFPDVMPLSPPILQLNEVSFRYEGAKDDTPFLFTGVNLTAALESRICIVGENGAGKTTLLKIVTGALSPTRGTVHTHRNLKIGYFSQHHVDQLDMRVCPVELIQNHFPGKPIEEYRRMLGSFGVTGDLALQNIDSLSGGQKSRVAFALMCAAMPNFLVLDEPTNHLDIESIEALGKALNTCQAGVILVSHDERLIRLVCKELWVCGGGSVKCIEGGFDEYRKIIEKELEA from the exons ATGTTGAAGGAAGGTGCTACCGAAGGAGACCGCACCTCCGACGAATTACGCAAAAACGGTGTCAACAAGGTTTTAAACGCTCCAATACATTTGGGTTCTATGGCAGCAACTTTAGAGGCTCAGGTCGAACAGATAAAGAGCATTTGGGTAACAACCAGGGACGATGGCACA AAAGTCGATGCAAAAAAGTTAGAGAAAGCAGAAGCGAAACTTCAACAGAAACAGGAAAAACGAATAGGGACAGAATACGGTGGTGGAGGAGGCGGTGGGGGCGGCGGAGGTGGTGGAGCAAAAAATAACATTGGATCGAATAAAGCTGCAGAAACAGCGAGTGCCAGTCAGATGACAAGTAAAAAAGACAGTCGAATGGAAAACAAGGGCAATGTCAACAAAACTCAAGACATCAGAATCGAAAACTTTGATGTTGCCTACGGTGATAGAGTTCTATTACAAGGTGCCGATCTTACATTGGCTTATGGTAGACGTTATGGCCTTATTGGAAGAAATGGTTTGGGAAAAACAACCCTCTTGCGAATGATATCGAG TAAACAACTGAGAATACCATCGCACGTGAGGGTACTGCACGTCGAGCAGGAAGTTGCCGGTGACGAGACCTCGGCCCTGGAGTCAGTGCTGGAATGTGATCACGAGCGGAGTGCGATGCTCAGTCGAGAAGCAGAACTTCAAGCCTTGATCGGTCGAGAAGCAGAGTTTCAAGCATTGAGCGAAACAGAAGGTAGCAGTGGAAAAGAAGAGGGAAGAGGAACGACGATTACGAACGATAACGTCGACGAGGAATTGAATCGTTTGTACGAAGCAATGCAATTGGCCGAAGTGGATAAGGCGCCCGCGCGAGCGAGCGCTATTCTCTCGGGTTTAGGTTTCTCTGTCGAGAGACAATCATGGCCGACGAAATCATTCTCCGGTGGTTGGCGAATGCGTCTCGCTCTTGCACGAGCTCTCTTCTCTCGGCCCGATCTCCTTCTTCTTGACGAGCCTACCAACATGTTGGACATCAAAGCCATCCTCTGGTTAGAAAAATATCTTCAGTCGTGGCCAACGACGTTGCTAGTTGTTTCGCACGATCGCAACTTTCTGGACACT GTACCGACGGATATTCTGTACCTCAAGGGACAAAAGATCGAAGCGTACCGAGGCAATTACGAACAATTTGAAAAGACCAAAGGCGAACGCGAGAGAAATCTCCAGCGAGAGTGGGAAGCTCAGCAAGCCAAGAGAGCTCACGTGCAAGAATTCATCGACCGCTTTCGCTATAATGCTAATCGTGCTTCGAGTGTTCAGAGTAAAATCAAAATGTTGGAAAAACT acCCGAATTGAAACCAATGGAGAAAGAAGGCGAAGTAACGTTACGTTTCCCGGACGTGATGCCCCTCAGTCCTCCGATACTCCAACTGAACGAAGTATCTTTCCGCTACGAAGGAGCTAAGGACGACACTCCTTTTTTGTTTACCGGTGTGAATTTGACGGCGGCTCTGGAATCGCGAATTTGCATAGTCGGTGAAAACGGTGCTGGTAAAACGACGCTTTTAAAAATAGTCACTGGAGCATTGAGTCCGACTCGAGGCACCGTTCACACTCATCGGAACCTCAAAATCGGATATTTCAGCCAACACCACGTCGATCAACTCGATATGAGAGTTTGCCCGGTTGAATTAatacaaaatcattttccag GAAAACCGATCGAGGAATATAGACGAATGCTTGGTAGTTTCGGAGTTACAGGAGATTTGGCCTTGCAAAATATTGACTCACTCTCCGGTGGTCAGAAATCACGAGTCGCTTTCGCTCTCATGTGCGCCGCCATGCCTAATTTTTTGGTACTCGACGAACCAACTAATCATCTTGATATCGAGTCGATCGAAGCTCTTGGCAAAGCTCTCAACACTTGTCAA GCAGGTGTGATTCTGGTTTCCCACGACGAGCGGCTGATACGACTGGTGTGCAAGGAGCTCTGGGTTTGCGGAGGAGGATCGGTGAAATGCATCGAAGGAGGTTTCGacgaatatcgaaaaataattgagaaagaATTGGAAGCGTGA
- the LOC122408150 gene encoding WAS/WASL-interacting protein family member 3-like isoform X2 — MPAPPPPPPPTFSAPSANPDDRGQLLRSIRAGATLRKTVTVDKSAPAISGRVRDEGSSSVGPGVPARGSNASAAVSSGGPPSLGGLFSGGMPKLKATGLRSNIVEKESSGGASGTAMTHTTSPAAPSIKRGPPPVPPPATQKPQITESGNNVEPPITLSKGFGKPMLAPKPPATPLPATMTQKPSPPPKKLNLLTGPSVSRAQSMRLPRSSPVLAPTPSSLHQSQDCLNETQHRPVINRALRAPIARPPSPPISKNSGPSTTRVAPPPPPPPPSRLAVTAPSMPPPPPPPPYRSTSMHQRLAPPPPPTPIPSSASSAPPTPPTRVASAASSSSTTNISFSSSTLVRNGASTFASLDLEARFADKFHSIMNFPNPSPFQGFPKVYNSKNANKLAGRAPRTCPS; from the exons ATGCCAGCTCCGCCACCACCTCCTCCTCCAACGTTCAGTGCTCCTAGTGCTAACCCCGATGACAGAGGTCAACTTCTCCGTTCTATCAGAGCTGGAGCAACTTTAAGGAAGACAGTTACAGTTGATAAAAGTGCTCCGGCTATCAGTG gaCGAGTAAGAGACGAAGGTTCGAGTTCCGTGGGTCCTGGGGTTCCGGCACGTGGCAGTAATGCGTCGGCAGCGGTGTCATCGGGAGGTCCTCCCAGTCTAGGAGGATTATTTTCAGGGGGAATGCCAAAGCTGAAAGCCACAGGTTTGAGGTCGAACATTGTGGAGAAGGAGTCGAGCGGTGGAGCATCGGGGACTGCTATGACTCACACCACGAGTCCAGCAGCTCCCAGTATCAAAAGGGGACCGCCACCGGTCCCGCCGCCTGCAACTCAGAAGCCACAAATCACAGAGTCAGGGAATAATGTCGAGCCTCCGATAACTTTGTCAAAGGGATTTGGGAAGCCGATGTTGGCGCCGAAACCCCCAGCGACGCCACTCCCAGCAACCATGACACAGAAACCTTCACCGCCGCCGAAAAAGTTGAACCTCCTTACCGGGCCGAGCGTTTCGCGGGCTCAGAGTATGCGGCTTCCGCGTTCTTCACCGGTCCTCGCACCGACACCGTCTTCGTTGCACCAGTCACAGGATTGTCTCAACGAGACGCAGCACAGACCGGTGATAAATCGAGCTTTAAGGGCGCCCATCGCCCGGCCACCCTCGCCGccgatttccaaaaattccgGTCCCTCCACGACCCGCGTAGCCCCGCCACCGCCGCCACCACCTCCGTCGAGACTCGCCGTTACTGCACCGAGTATGCCACCTCCGCCACCTCCACCGCCTTATCGTTCAACCTCGATGCACCAGAGGCTCGCTCCGCCACCGCCCCCAACGCCGATACCATCGAGCGCTTCCAGCGCGCCTCCGACACCCCCGACGAGGGTCGCCTCCGCTGCGTCCTCTTCGTCAACCACCAATATTTCCTTCTCTTCGTCGACTCTTGTTcgaaacggagcttccacgTTCGCAAGCCTCGATCTCGAAGCCCGATTCGCcgacaaatttcattcgattatgaattttccaaatccATCGCCGTTTCAAGGATTTCCCAAAGTCTACAATAGCAAAAACG CGAACAAACTTGCTGGTAGAGCCCCGCGTACGTGTCCGTCGTAA
- the LOC122408150 gene encoding formin-like protein 14 isoform X1 has protein sequence MPAPPPPPPPTFSAPSANPDDRGQLLRSIRAGATLRKTVTVDKSAPAISGRVRDEGSSSVGPGVPARGSNASAAVSSGGPPSLGGLFSGGMPKLKATGLRSNIVEKESSGGASGTAMTHTTSPAAPSIKRGPPPVPPPATQKPQITESGNNVEPPITLSKGFGKPMLAPKPPATPLPATMTQKPSPPPKKLNLLTGPSVSRAQSMRLPRSSPVLAPTPSSLHQSQDCLNETQHRPVINRALRAPIARPPSPPISKNSGPSTTRVAPPPPPPPPSRLAVTAPSMPPPPPPPPYRSTSMHQRLAPPPPPTPIPSSASSAPPTPPTRVASAASSSSTTNISFSSSTLVRNGASTFASLDLEARFADKFHSIMNFPNPSPFQGFPKVYNSKNAAKQQAPAPPPLQSSSAPGTMLRLNASSGGKQWQHNAASSAC, from the exons ATGCCAGCTCCGCCACCACCTCCTCCTCCAACGTTCAGTGCTCCTAGTGCTAACCCCGATGACAGAGGTCAACTTCTCCGTTCTATCAGAGCTGGAGCAACTTTAAGGAAGACAGTTACAGTTGATAAAAGTGCTCCGGCTATCAGTG gaCGAGTAAGAGACGAAGGTTCGAGTTCCGTGGGTCCTGGGGTTCCGGCACGTGGCAGTAATGCGTCGGCAGCGGTGTCATCGGGAGGTCCTCCCAGTCTAGGAGGATTATTTTCAGGGGGAATGCCAAAGCTGAAAGCCACAGGTTTGAGGTCGAACATTGTGGAGAAGGAGTCGAGCGGTGGAGCATCGGGGACTGCTATGACTCACACCACGAGTCCAGCAGCTCCCAGTATCAAAAGGGGACCGCCACCGGTCCCGCCGCCTGCAACTCAGAAGCCACAAATCACAGAGTCAGGGAATAATGTCGAGCCTCCGATAACTTTGTCAAAGGGATTTGGGAAGCCGATGTTGGCGCCGAAACCCCCAGCGACGCCACTCCCAGCAACCATGACACAGAAACCTTCACCGCCGCCGAAAAAGTTGAACCTCCTTACCGGGCCGAGCGTTTCGCGGGCTCAGAGTATGCGGCTTCCGCGTTCTTCACCGGTCCTCGCACCGACACCGTCTTCGTTGCACCAGTCACAGGATTGTCTCAACGAGACGCAGCACAGACCGGTGATAAATCGAGCTTTAAGGGCGCCCATCGCCCGGCCACCCTCGCCGccgatttccaaaaattccgGTCCCTCCACGACCCGCGTAGCCCCGCCACCGCCGCCACCACCTCCGTCGAGACTCGCCGTTACTGCACCGAGTATGCCACCTCCGCCACCTCCACCGCCTTATCGTTCAACCTCGATGCACCAGAGGCTCGCTCCGCCACCGCCCCCAACGCCGATACCATCGAGCGCTTCCAGCGCGCCTCCGACACCCCCGACGAGGGTCGCCTCCGCTGCGTCCTCTTCGTCAACCACCAATATTTCCTTCTCTTCGTCGACTCTTGTTcgaaacggagcttccacgTTCGCAAGCCTCGATCTCGAAGCCCGATTCGCcgacaaatttcattcgattatgaattttccaaatccATCGCCGTTTCAAGGATTTCCCAAAGTCTACAATAGCAAAAACG CCGCTAAGCAACAGGCTCCAGCTCCCCCACCTCTGCAATCGTCTTCCGCCCCCGGCACGATGCTTCGGTTGAACGCTTCGTCCGGGGGTAAACAGTGGCAACACAATGCGGCGTCGTCAGCTtgttga